From the Triticum urartu cultivar G1812 chromosome 4, Tu2.1, whole genome shotgun sequence genome, the window CAATAGCGAATACTTTTATTGATTAGCCTTTCTGCTCTATGTACTGTGATACCTGCTATGTGTGAATTTGCTCTGAGATTCATGTTTACAAAATATATATTCTACCTATGACAGTAGTTTTAGCATCCATGGTGTTGTACAGTAGTTTTATCTGTATCACATATCCATGAAAATACTTAACCTGAGTAGCAGGGGAGCAGGTGACAGCAGCCAGACATTTGATCCCACTTTGCTAATCACAGCCAATAAGTTGTAACCAAGGTGCTCGGATAAATATGTTCCTTTCTACAGAATGTAGGAGTTGCAGGTTTTTAAACTTACAAAGGACATTTTTTTCAGTCTTAAACCAGTTGTGTTCTGAAGCATTTTGTTTCTTTCATTTGCATGATTCAATAAAAAAAAACACATGCCAAAATTGTTACAAGCATTGTTGTAGATAATAGAAAAGTTTGGCCTAATCATCTAACATGCTTGGATGCTCCTTATCTTCAGTCAAAGGTCTACACTTGATCAAGCTTTAATGTTGAAGTAATGTTCTATTATTGTAACTGTATACATATTCTTTGACTATTACAGAGAAAATCGCAATAACATTCTTGGGTAAGCTGGAAGTGAGGTCCTTATCTGGAATTGTTCAGTATCTACTATTTCATCATATTTATAAAGAAAAGGTTAACATTTCTGGCGTTGCTACTTAAGGCAAGTCCAAGTGGGGTGCACGTGGAATTTTTAAATATTGTTGAGATCACTGAAGATAGCTCATGGCATGGCAAGTTTTATCTTGAAATCAGCATCCGTGGCTTGAATATTAATCAACGGCATCCCTAGACTCGACAACAATCAGAATAGAGCAATCAGTGGTCGCAGGCTTCTAAAAAAAATGTAACTTGaatgaggatgtgcccgttggaTTCATTTGTATATCCTGCTTTTTAGCATCCATGTGATTTGGTTTTCTTTTAAGCTAAACATTATTGTTGGTAGTAAGACATGTAAATATAACTGTTATTTTCAAAATTATATGATGGTAGTCAgagacgtgcgttgcacgtgcaaaTTTACTAGTAATCATTTGAAAAGAAGAATCTTGCACAAACCAAATTCTCCTCTTGTTTATGTCTGGTTAGTTTAAGCAAGTGACGGATGCACCTAATTGACACTGATGTGCAAGTATCATATGCTACACACTAATAAAGGTTGTGCTCATTCTAATCCTTAGATACTGTGGAAATTGAAAGCCCAGCTATACAAAAGCTATGTGTTTGTCGGTCCAGCTTAAAAAGGCATTCATGGATGTGTAAGTGTGGTGTAGATGTTACACTCACGCAACGCCTAGAACTAAGTTTGTTTGTCGCTCAATCATTGTAATAGCGAACGTTCATAGATCACACGCTTACGCAACGCATATAGCCCAATGAAAACACCAAGGAAGTAGAAAGACGGATGAAAGTACCAACAATTACTTCGTGTATCCATGTATCAATCTTGCACGGCACGCATCTTCCAGCAATGAGATAAGCGCAGAAGGCACGAGACCCAACCTGGAGGCTGGAACAGACGAACAACTGGGCCGTACGGTCCTCGTCGGCGGCGATGCGGCCGGCTAGGAGCTAGCGAAACAGAGAGCGAGGATCCAGTATGAAGCAGAGGACGAGCGAGGACCAAATCTTGCGCTAGGACTGGGAGGAGACGAAGACGCGGATCTGGTCGAGGAAGGTGAGGTGCTGCGGCCGGTCCACGCGGCGGACGTACCCGGCGGCCACCGCCGGCGAGTACTCGGCGTGGCCCCTCCGCCCGCTCCGCGCCCACATCTCCGCCGCGTACCCGCGGTGCGCGTAGTACGCCACCACCTCTTCCGCTGCGCCTTCCCCCCCATCGACAACGACGGAGACGGGGAGGCGCTCGTAGTGGGCCCGCGAGACGCCCTCCAGCTCGTCCAGCCGGGCGAGGCCGTGCGGCGTGACGGAGTAGAGCTCCCCGCGGACGCGCTGGCAGCCGTGCTCGCCGGGCAGGTTGAGGAGGAAGGGGACGCGGTAGGGCCCGCAGACGAGCGGGAGGGGTTCGGCCGTCGCGGCGGCGGCCACGAAGGCCGCGTCCCCCGCGCGCGCCAGGTCCTGCAGCAGGCCGTGGTTGGAGAAGCCCCGCTTCAGCGTGCCGTACGTGAACACCAGCGTCCTCTTCGCCTCCCCCTCCGGCGCCGGCGACGGCTGATGCTgagggtgctcgtcggcggcgccCATGGGGATGGGTGGGTGGGTGCGATGTACGGACGGGCGGAGCTGATTGGCAGGGGAGGGTGGGATTTGGTCTTGGTTTGGTAGGTTGGTGCGGTGGCGGTGGGTGCTGAATTTATTGGGGACGCGGGGTGGGCTGGTGGTTGACGTGGCGTGGGCCCACCTCGCCGGCCATCGGCGACCATAGCTTTCGTCTCGGTCACCTCGTGACATCCAGCCACGGCCCGTCTGTCTAATTCAAACTTTTTTGAAATTTCTAATTCAGTCTTTTCAAATTGGTATTTCAAATTCAGCTGTCTCATTCTTCGTGGTTAGCTCAGCTGGCCTGGCGAAGAAAATGTGCATGCACATGCTTATGCATGTTCGACCGATGGGATATGCATGGCAACATGGGATGATAAATCAAAACAAGTCCGGCCGATGTGGAGTGAGGCTTGTTTCCACACAAGCCTCACTCCACATCGGTATGGCCGGCCGGCCAGATGGCAACAAGAAAACGTGGAGACATCTAGAAGCACCATACCACCGCACGTGACAGAGATTTTCTCTTCTGCCTCTTGTTAAAGATTCTCCCTCTCAAGCACGGCGTGTACGGCCGCTAGCTTGCACCAACTCCCTCTTGACCACGCCGCACATCGGAATCGACAAAACCGGCGAGctcaaaagaaaagaaaaggaaaatataTGTGCAGCTGTAGAGCTAGATCGTACTGTAGATGAGAACTACTTGCACTCCAAGGGAAGCCTCTCTCAGCCCTTGGATGGCCATTCCGGCTTCTCTCTTCACCATCTCACAGCCACCCACTTCTCATCGGCGTTACCCTGCCCCGCTCCTCACCGTGATTTTCAGGCATGGGACCCAAGTTGTCTCTCGTCTGACCATGCATCGGCTATGCTTATGCTTTCATTTTGTCCATTTTGATACACTTTGTGTATGAATTTCTCCCAATAGGTGCCGAATTATTTTATGATATTTAAAACATAGACCTATCATGAAACAAACATTAAAACCTAGCGACCGAACTTAGGCTATgcaaaaagagaaaaaaaaagacATGTCGTGCAAACAAGCGCCAAAGCATCCAAGCCGGCCTCTCCAACCCCGGGGAAGACACGCTACCGAAGGTTCGCCCTCGTATTTTCCCGAGCAAAGCACAACCGTCGTCACCTTGTATAGATCAGTTTTTTTTTGAAAGTCTTGTATAGATCAGGTTGATGATGCTACTACTTGTCTTTTTGTGCATGCAATTTATGCTTATCTGAATTGGTTGTTCATTTAAAACGTACACCGTACGTTCCATTGTTTGAGTGCACGCGAGTGGGATCGATTCCTACCAGGCCTGTTCTTGGGAGAAAAATTATGCAACCTATCTTGGTACAAGTTGAGGTAATATTTGGTTCATAGCTAGACAATACAACTCTTTTCTCACTATATAGTAATACCAAATAAAGAAAGTGAGACGACGAAATTGACCACCACAAGCGTCAATATGGTAAAATTTTGTGCTCACATTGTGTAGGACATGTTGTCAAGAAAGTGAGGCATAGTACATAGCTATGACCGGTAGAACAAACAATACTATCCATGAGCATCAGCTAGACTTACGGTTATGACAAAGTTTGTCAATCAACGAAGAATATCCTAAAGGTATCCCTATGCTTAGTTGGTCCAATCCATCCTATGCTTGAGGTTCACGGCCAGGGTGAAAAATAACATTTTTTAGAACTATCCTCCAAGCTTTATTACTCAGAAAACCATTTCTTTTTAGAAATAGTGTTCAAATTATGCGGCTGTAGTAGCCAAACATATCTACCCTGCGCTAAAGATAATGTGACAGCCTCATACCCCTTCGCTCGTACCCAAGGGCACCCATCGTTAGGGTGTCTTGTACTCCCCGGCCGGCGTCGTTGCTGGTCTACTGCATCTCCTATGGTCTTAGAGCCATGAAGGTGTCGTGGATCTCGGTCATTGCCGGCGGGAGGGCTCCATTTCTAGGTGCTTTTGTGAGTTTTTTTTTTACGGTTTGTGTCTTGCTTAGAGAGACGAGGCGGTGGCGGCtctctgaagatggaataagATTCTTCCTGCCTGGCCCCCGTCCCGGTTATGCTTCTAGCATCATCGGAGGGCGTGTGGAGATTTGTCTCCAGCGGATCTCATGGCATTCGGTCGGTGTTTGTCTTTGATAGATCCATGTGGACCAGGTCTTCATTCGTCTTTGTTCATGTTTCTACAGGTTGGACCCTTCCGATCTACGTCTCTCTTCTTCGGCGGTAGTTGTTGTTCCGATGCGTTGGttctatggggccttagcacgacgacgtCCTGACCGTCTACTAGAAAAAGTTTTGCCCGGCTCCGATGAGGGAGGGGCAATGATGGTGGCGCGCCTGGCTCACTCTAGTCCTAATATTCATCGttaggtggtctacggatctgaATGTATTTTTTACTTCTGGTGTTCTTTCTACTACCTTGGTTCACTCTAGTCCTTATAGACCGGAAGTTTTCATCGCAAAAAAGGAAAGATATTGTAAACTTGGCAAGATTGAGAGCTTCATAATTCGAGCTCCGACCTTCATGGAAAAATTTACAAAGATCAAAGTTAGCTGCTGGAGCTCCTGTCTCCGTAATAATCATCAAACGAGAACCTCCTGGATTTCTTCAATTTGCGTAACTACCTGCTTGCAATCAGACGCAACATGTATCGATCTCTCAAGGACGTGTCCATTGTATGGTTGGTCCTCCAAACCATTGTAGGCTATACAAAGATTTACCTCACCTTGGAAGGCTCCTGAGCTGTGCGAGATGAAAGGGACGAGGTAGTGAGTGTTTGGTGTCGTGCCTCCTCTTTTGCCTCACCCGCTGGAGAGTGTTTCTCGACCACACACTCCAAGCCTCCAGGGTATCTCATAAACTTCGAGTAACATGTGTTACGAGAGTTCACGTATACTAGTGAACACATATTAACAACATACTAGTAACTACACCAATAGTCGTGAAGTCTTTCGCTAAAAAATATAGGCCATTACGGCAAAGAGTCAAGTCAAGATAACAAAAAATGAAGTCCTACAAAAATGAATCTACACCACGAAGCAATAGAGTGCACCACATGAACATAGGATATTCTAATCGAAGTATAGTTAGAGACTCTCTGATTAAAGTCTAAACCATTTTAGCCATATCCATAAGATTTATGTTCCTAGTGGATTAATCTTCATGTATAATTTCATACATGTAGTTAAGATGATTTGTACTTTTCAAACAACTAGGAGTACAGTTGACACCCTGCAACATTGTGGCGAGCATACTACATAGTCAAACTGTGTGTGCGTTTTTGTGCCAACATAGAGTATATACACATTTCAGTTGATTATTGCATACACGGGAATAGACACAACTAGTCACCACAAATCCAACAAAACAACATTCCAATGATTAAATAAAAAGATCCTCAAAGACACCTTATATACTCTAGGATTTTCTATCTTCTTATATCTAATCCTACACTACAAAAACCTATCAAGATATTAAGATGACGGCATTAAAATATATAGGAGTGCCACACATATAGGAGGAGGTGGGGGATGCTTCCTCCATCGTGCTGGAAGATAGGAGGGAGGCGCACCTCGACGAAGCCGGCCACAGGATGTACATAGTCGTTCTCGAGCCACCTGTAGGAGGCCAAGGTGTTGGAAAATTAGGCAAGTTCATTATTAATTCCAGTGAATAATTCATGACTAGAAgagatactagcatgcaacaatCTAGCAAACTAGAAGAACAGCAAGACATGCATAACAGCAGCAAACACGTAATAGTAGCTGTAGAAGCAGACATGAACAGAGGATGTTGGATGTACTGATCGTTAGCTATTATGGGTGCGACAGTATTGATGACGATGTTGGCGACGATCTGCTGCTGACGGCGATGAATACGACGATGAGTAGCACCGCCCGACTTGGACGGAAGACGACCCGTGATGACGAATTTGAGCAGTCGCGCACAGCGCTTCCCAAAAACCTAATTCGTCCTCTCCCGGTGCAGGATCGCAAAGATGAAAGGttccggagacctgctctcccaCGCGCCGATGCACGCCGGCGTTTGGGATGGAGTAGACTACGATGGCGGCGCAAGTTGTGAGATGAGGCAAAACCCTAGGTGTTTTTCGGTGTGTCTCTGGCCGTAGCCGGTAGCTGTATATATATTAGGACCAGAGGCGGTATTGTGTCGCGACCACAATCCCAAACCGACTCGGTTTCTAATTCGTATACTTACCGGACAAGAAATCAAAAGAAACTTGTCTGCCAAGACGTAAAAATAAAACGGCAAAAGGAAGCTGCGCTCCTGCAAGGAGACGTACCGGATTTCGGCGGACCATTCACGCGCATGTCGCATGTACGCGCCGCCTGGCCTGGCCTcgcccggcccggcccggccaggcgaggcgaggcgaggcgaggcgagcaAGCGCGCGCGTGTGGTTTTCCCTTTCTCTTCTCACACATCACTTAGAGTGGTAGAGAGAACCCACtatataaagaggtccaactcttcttcaacttccaaggtgggactaaacttagcACCACCACTTGCCATTTTACACATGGGCTTTGAGATTTCAGAAATTGCTATGGGCCTAGCCCATTAATTCtaacaatcccccaccagatctcaaATACCCATTTAGAGATTTGCCTTCTCTCACCACTTGTTTAATATACCAGTGTTTCAGcagagactgttaagttgaacttctgcCTAGAACTTTAAGCTACATCCATTCACAACTTgacaatggactatgccttgaattgcTAGTTTTGTGTGAACAGGTTTCACTCAAAGTCTTAACCAGTACCTGACCGCCAGTAGGCTACCCCGCGGTTTGGAGCTTATACGTCATACTCCCTGGTCTCTTCGTGAGTTTACTAGAGATCACCCAAATCTCATAGACTGCGACGTTTACAGTCAgaactcatataggtgtgttctttcAAGACTGCTCTGTAGGATAGCATCTTTGCTAATTATAGCCAATAGAACCACATTAAGGCATGTTGCCGACCTGCCTTACAGATCTGAGAGTTTTGCATCTTCACTTGGAGACGATCATAAGTTATTACTCTCCTCAGTTAACCAATAGCTTGTTCTTCCCAGatcctaattcacgggatctccgatcacaaaggTTGGGTTACTACTATGGTGTAACATCtatgggtctcatacccatctccctcgatgcaatATCTATCACATTTCGTGATAGTCCCTTTGTAAAGGGATCTGCCAGGTTTTTGTCTGTTTGTATATACGTAATAGTTATTACTCCGGAGTTTCTCAACTTCCTGACAGACTTCAAACGTCTTTtcacgtgtcttgatgactttgCATTATCTTTAGAATTGTTCACTTTAGCGATAACCGTTTGGTTATCACAATTCATAAGAATAGCCGGTACAGGTTtttcaacaaccggcaagtccatC encodes:
- the LOC125553225 gene encoding putative gamma-glutamylcyclotransferase At3g02910 — translated: MGAADEHPQHQPSPAPEGEAKRTLVFTYGTLKRGFSNHGLLQDLARAGDAAFVAAAATAEPLPLVCGPYRVPFLLNLPGEHGCQRVRGELYSVTPHGLARLDELEGVSRAHYERLPVSVVVDGGEGAAEEVVAYYAHRGYAAEMWARSGRRGHAEYSPAVAAGYVRRVDRPQHLTFLDQIRVFVSSQS